The following coding sequences lie in one Salvelinus fontinalis isolate EN_2023a chromosome 21, ASM2944872v1, whole genome shotgun sequence genomic window:
- the LOC129818393 gene encoding neurofilament light polypeptide-like, with product MSTLGFDPYYSSSSYRRWYVEGAPRGVVTRGRSRSAYSIHTSPLSSVSSRLQYSSPGRALHSSPASSSSVELELSQAAQVSSEFRTVRTQERAQMQELNDRFAGFIDRVRELEQQNRALEAELMLLRQRHGEPSRLRALYEQEARALRAAVEEARGEQQAALGQRERLGQALSALQARYEEEVVAREDAEGRLLDARRGADQATLARTELEKRVETLLDELAFLKRLHEGEVVELQAQAQLGAQVAVEMEATTPDLSGALRDIRAQYERLAAKNMQSAEEWFRGKVGSLTESVAQHSDAVRSSRDEAGEYRRQLQSRLLEIDACRGLNESLEKQLHDMEDKQSAEINGMQDTIGQLENELGATKQEMARYLKDYQDLLNVKMALDIEIAAYRKLLEGEESRFSVGVSGGMSSVYGHTLSATPSFGRSMFSMQASLSSGAPYLTTSRFLSSSFTSGDDVISASLAQQDSASLPQEEKEEEEEEEEEKEEEKEEEGGEEKEEKGEEKEEDGDEGGEVEKEDGEDAKDGEEAGDEVEEKEETAKEDGEKKEDKDKGGEQEGKEGEEEEVGKKEGGDDKEGGDKEEEDQAEAKSEEKKDDKADTKEEKDEPEISKTVGKSEQPAEEKKDQSEKPKAKK from the exons ATGAGTACCCTCGGCTTTGACCCgtactactcctcctcctcctaccgccGCTGGTATGTGGAGGGAGCCCCCCGAGGGGTGGTGACCAGGGGGAGGTCACGCTCGGCCTACTCAATCCacacctctcccctgtcctctgtgAGCTCCCGTTTGCAGTACTCCTCTCCTGGACGGGCTCTGCATTCATCCCCGGCTTCCTCCTCCTCCGTGGAACTGGAGCTGAGCCAGGCGGCCCAGGTGAGCTCTGAGTTCCGCACGGTAAGGACCCAGGAGAGGGCTCAGATGCAGGAGCTCAATGACCGCTTCGCCGGCTTCATCGACCGAGTGCGGGAGCTAGAGCAGCAGAACCGTGCGCTAGAGGCTGAGCTGATGCTGCTGAGGCAGAGGCATGGGGAGCCTTCCCGTCTGAGGGCCCTGTATGAGCAGGAGGCGCGGGCTCTGAGGGCTGCCGTGGAGGAGGCGCGTGGGGAGCAGCAGGCCGCCCTGGGGCAGAGGGAACGTCTGGGGCAAGCCCTGAGTGCCCTGCAGGCCCGCTacgaggaggaggtggtggcccGCGAGGACGCGGAGGGAAGGCTGCTGGATGCGCGGCGTGGTGCCGACCAGGCCACCCTGGCCAGGACCGAGCTGGAGAAGAGGGTGGAGACCCTGCTGGACGAGCTGGCTTTCCTCAAGAGGCTCCACGAGGGGGAGGTGGTGGAGCTCCAGGCCCAGGCCCAGCTGGGGGCCCAGGTGGCTGTGGAGATGGAGGCAACCACGCCGGACCTGTCCGGGGCTCTGAGGGACATCCGAGCCCAGTACGAGAGGCTGGCAGCCAAGAACATGCAGTCTGCTGAGGAGTGGTTCCGTGGGAAGGTGGGCTCCCTGACGGAGAGCGTGGCCCAGCACAGCGATGCAGTGAGGAGCTCCAGGGACGAGGCTGGGGAGTACCGCCGGCAGCTCCAGTCCCGCCTGCTGGAGATCGATGCCTGCAGGGGTCTCAATGAGTCTCTGGAGAAACAGTTGCATGACATGGAGGACAAGCAGAGTGCTGAGATCAATGGCATGCAG GATACTATTGGCCAGCTGGAGAATGAGCTGGGAGCCACAAAGCAGGAGATGGCTCGCTACCTGAAGGATTACCAGGACCTGCTGAATGTTAAGATGGCCCTTGACATTGAGATCGCTGCCTACAG GAAGCTGCTGGAGGGGGAGGAGTCTCGTTTCAGTGTGGGCGTGTCCGGGGGTATGTCCAGTGTCTACGGCCACACCCTGTCGGCCACACCCTCCTTTGGCCGCTCTATGTTCTCCATGCAGGCCAGCCTAAGCTCTGGCGCCCCCTACCTGACGACTTCACGCTTCCTCAGCTCCTCATTCACCTCTGGAGATGACGTCATCTCTGCCAGCCTGGCCCAGCAGGACTCTGCCAGCCTAccacaggaggagaaggaggaggaggaagaggaggaggaagagaaggaagaggagaaggaggaagagggtggagaggagaaggaggaaaagggagaggagaaggaggaagatggaGATGAGGGAGGCGAGGTGGAGAAGGAAGATGGGGAGGATGCTAAGGACGGAGAAGAAG CTGGGGATGAGGTGGAAGAGAAGGAAGAAACTGCAAAGGAGGACGGAGAGAAAAAGGAAGATAAGGACAAGGGTGGGGAGCAGGAGGGAAAGGAAggcgaggaagaggaggtgggaaagaaagaggggggagatgaTAAAGAAGGGGGTGATAAAGAGGAAGAGGATCAAGCTGAAGCTAAAAGTGAGGAGAAAAAAGATGACAAAGCAGACACCAAAGAAGAGAAAGATGAACCAGAG